From one Macaca nemestrina isolate mMacNem1 chromosome 5, mMacNem.hap1, whole genome shotgun sequence genomic stretch:
- the LOC105464806 gene encoding forkhead box protein Q1: protein MKLEVFAPRAAHGDKPGSDLEGAGGSDAPSPLSAAGDDSLGSDGDCAANSPAAGGGARDPPGDGEQSAGGGPGAEEEVPAAAAAAVVAEGAEAGAAGPGAGGAGSGEGARSKPYTRRPKPPYSYIALIAMAIRDSAGGRLTLAEINEYLMGKFPFFRGSYTGWRNSVRHNLSLNDCFVKVLRDPSRPWGKDNYWMLNPNSEYTFADGVFRRRRKRLSHRAPAPAPGLRPEEAPGLPAAPPPAPAAPASPRTRSPARREERASPARKFSSSFAIDSILSKPFRSRRLRDTAPGTPLQWGAAPCPPLPAFPALLPAAPGRALLPLCAYGAGEPALLGARGAEVPPAAPPLLLAPLSAAAPAKPLRGPAAGGAHLYCPLRLPAALQAASVRRPGPHLPYPVETLLA, encoded by the coding sequence ATGAAGTTGGAGGTGTTCGCCCCTCGCGCGGCCCACGGGGACAAGCCGGGCAGTGACCTGGAGGGTGCGGGCGGCAGCGACGCGCCGTCCCCGCTGTCGGCGGCGGGAGACGACTCCCTGGGCTCGGATGGGGACTGCGCGGCCAACAGCCCGGCCGCGGGCGGCGGCGCCAGAGATCCGCCGGGCGACGGCGAACAGAGCGCGGGCGGCGGGCCAGGCGCGGAGGAGGAGGTCCCGGCAGCAGCGGCTGCAGCGGTGGTGGCCGAGGGCGCGGAGGCCGGGGCGGCGGGGCCAGGCGCGGGCGGCGCGGGGAGCGGCGAGGGCGCACGCAGCAAGCCGTACACGCGGCGGCCCAAGCCCCCCTACTCGTACATCGCGCTCATCGCCATGGCCATCCGCGACTCGGCGGGCGGGCGCTTGACGCTGGCGGAGATCAACGAGTACCTCATGGGCAAGTTCCCCTTTTTCCGCGGCAGCTACACGGGGTGGCGCAACTCCGTGCGCCACAACCTCTCGCTCAACGACTGCTTCGTCAAGGTGCTGCGCGACCCCTCGCGGCCCTGGGGCAAGGACAACTACTGGATGCTCAACCCCAACAGCGAGTACACCTTCGCCGACGGGGTCTTCCGCCGCCGCCGCAAGCGCCTCAGCCACCGCGCGCCGGCCCCCGCGCCCGGGCTGCGGCCCGAGGAGGCCCCGGGCCtccccgccgccccgccgcccGCGCCGGCCGCCCCGGCCTCGCCCCGCACGCGCTCGCCCGCCCGCCGGGAGGAGCGCGCCAGCCCCGCGCGCAAGTTCTCCAGCTCCTTCGCCATCGACAGCATCCTCAGCAAGCCCTTCCGCAGCCGCCGCCTCAGGGACACGGCCCCCGGGACACCGCTTCAGTGGGGCGCTGCGCCCTGCCCGCCGCTGCCCGCGTTCCCCGCGCTCCTCCCCGCGGCGCCCGGCAGGGCCCTGCTGCCGCTGTGCGCGTACGGCGCGGGCGAGCCGGCGCTGCTGGGCGCGCGCGGGGCCGAGGTGCCGCCGGCCGCGCCGCCCCTCCTGCTCGCGCCCCTCTCGGCCGCCGCCCCCGCCAAGCCACTCCGAGGCCCGGCGGCCGGCGGCGCGCACCTGTACTGCCCCCTGCGGCTGCCCGCGGCGCTGCAGGCGGCCTCGGTCCGCCGCCCGGGCCCGCACCTGCCGTACCCGGTGGAGACGCTCCTAGCCTGA